The sequence below is a genomic window from Paramormyrops kingsleyae isolate MSU_618 unplaced genomic scaffold, PKINGS_0.4 ups98, whole genome shotgun sequence.
GAAAAAATGTTGaataatttaaaatacttaaaatattTGAACATATTTCAAATATGTTAAACTTAAGTTTTAGAAATTTCTAGGGTATCCATTTAGATAACATTAtgtgtgatgcatgttttaatTGTTTTCTTCAAGAGTTCAGGCCTAAAATCTCTGTTTTTACTATATCACCTTTAGGGATGTTAACCGATGACCGTTTGACCGGTGGTTGACCGTATCAACGTTAACCGGTCAAAGTTGTCGGtagtcggttaaaaaaaaaagtgatatctaaattaggctattatagacagtggactatacgctactacagttagccatctcattcctcatctttttgtgttaagtgaacaaattatccctcacactcaatttttcataactcgcctgtttgtacttaataaaccaataaaaacatttggcgcgAGGTCACAGCGTTTGGGTTCGCGCGCTCACAAGGTTTGCGAAAAGTAAAGGGAATCATCTTTCTTTATTATGGTTAGCACTACCTCAACTAAAGCGGCGTCTCTTcggagctgtcattttcttaaatgagccgtggcaatgtttcaaatgagcttctaacctagacaaacgcctttattttcaaagcgatcaccttgtacccaaaccatttgaaactaaggagccatttgtcctacgattacatacaacaagctcttcggcgccgcgtttgcgggactcatgtttcgcgctgtaggggattttaaaaaagtgacgtgagtggcagtgtgtgtgtgtgtgtgcgggaggcagagcggcagagagatgcgacagagttgcgaaattgcaggcgcggctcgaaatggctgttatttcaaatagcgtaccatattttaaactaatcggttaaccggtttcaaccggctactgaggctcggtggtcggtcaagaatttttttagttttcgccaTCCCTAATCACCTTTTTCAATTGAATGCATTCTCTCGTGTTTTTTTAAGTTACTGATGTCAGAAAACTTCTTTCCGCACACAGTACAACCATGAGGTCTTTCCCCCGAATGCACTTTAATATGTCTTCTTAAATATGACACATCAGTAAAACATTTTCCACAATGTTCACAGCAGTTGGGTCTTTCACCAGAATGTACcctcaaatgtttttttaagcagTTTACTTGGGTAAAACCTTTCCCACAAAGAGTGCAGCTGTATGGTTTTTCACCAGAATGAATCCACAAGTGATTTGTTAAGCAGTTTGCCTGCCTAAAACATTTACCACATACAGTACAAGTGTACGGTTTCTCACCAGAATGAATCCTTTTGTGCACTGTTAGGTGAATCGCTCGAGTAAAACTCTTACCACATTCAGTACAAATGTAAGGTCTCTCAGAGTGACAATGTCGTCTTAAGGATGCAGCATCCTTAAAACTCTTCCCACATTTACCACAGATATTTGGCCGTTCTCCAGAATGGTTTAACAAGTGGTTTTTAAAAGTTGCTCGGGTATAAAACCTCATGTCACACTCAGCACACTGATACGGTTTTTCGCCTGAATGGAATCTCATGTGAACTTTTAAGGAATAAGCTACAGTAAACCTCTGTCCACACTCAGAACAAATGTGGGGCTTTTCACCTGAGTGAACTCTCTGGTGTTTCTTTAAGTAGGATCTGTTTGTGAATCCTTTTCCACACTGGTGacaaatgtatgttttttcAGTTAAATGAGTTTCTTCGTGTTTTGCCAAATAAGTCCGATTTGCAAAGGTCTTCCCACATTCATTACACCTGTGTGTTTTTTCACTTGAATGAGttcttttgtgtatttttaaggTAGAAGGACTTTTAAAACTCTTTCCACAATCCAAACAACCATGCTTATTCATATTTGAGTtatcctgctggtgctgctCTATTTGGAATGAATCTACACAATCGCTTTCTTGATTATTGTGATCATTTCTGGAAAATGACAACTGCCCAGTATCTGGAGTTAATAAAACCCTTTTAAATATCTCTTCTTCGCCCTCTTTACACAGCTCAGTCTCAGAATTAGTTGCACACTCAATAAAATCTGTTACGCCATCACTCAGTTCACACTTTACATCTGACATTTTGTCACCATCATCAAACTGGGAATCAACATCGTCTCTCACCTGGTCATAGCTTGGATCAAttgtttcagttttaatttGCTCAGATTCCAGACATTCTTGTAATCCCACTGTGACAATATTGAGATCCTGCATTGCATCTGAATTGTCCATGTTCTTGAAAATTGCTAGACGTCCTCTTGATTCAAATTTGGCTTCAGTAAATTTCTCACTATCAATGCACTGTGTATTGGGGTCTTCTGCCACCTGAACATAATCTGGATCAATATGCTCAGATTTGATTTGTCCTGCATTCAGATAGACTTCATCAACATTGGTACTCTGTATGATGGTTGTATATGCTGAATTGGCACAATCTGAATCAGATTCAGTTTTAACAGTCATTGCCAATCTGCCTTGTGATGTTTCACCAAAATGAACTTTAAGGTGTCTTTTCAAGTAAGACATATACTTAAAATGTTTCCCACAATGGTCACACATACTTGGTTTTTCTCCTGAATGAGTTCTCATATGTACTGTTAATCCGCTTCCTTGTGTGAAACTTttctcacacaaagtgcaaCTATATGGCTTCTCACCAGAATGAATTCTCATATGTATCTTTAAATTTGCAGCCTGAGTAAAACTCTTTCCACATTCAGTACAGCTGTACGGTTTTTCCCCAGAGTGAACTCTCTTGTGTATAGTTAAGCGGAATAACCTGGTAAAACTCTTTCCACATTCACTACAGCTGTAAGGTTTCTCAGAGTGACAATGTCTTCGTAAAGAGGCTGCATCCTTAAAACTCtttccacactgaccacagacaTTTGGTCTTTCTCCAGAATGGTTTAAAATGTGGTTCTTGTAGGTTGCTCGGGTAAAAAACCTCATTCCACATTCGGTGCACTGATATGGTTTTTCCCCAGAATGAAATCTCATGTGCACTTTTAAAGAATATGACACAGTAAACCTCTGTCCGCATTCCGAACATACATGGGGCTTTTCACCAGTGTGAACTCTCTGGTGTTTCTTCAAGTATGACTGATTAATAAATCCCTTGCCACACTGAGCacagatgcattttttttcagtcGAGTGTGTTTTCGTGTGTCTCGTTAAGGCAGCAGTATTTGTGAAACTCTTTCCACACTCATTACAACTATATGTTTTTTCAACTGAAAGGGTTTTCCTTGATTTTGCTGAAGTCAAATATGATCCATAGCTTACAAAATCCGAAGCAGAGAGAATTCCATTTGAGTTATGTTGCTggtataattttatattaaatgtatCAATAGAACTACTTCTGGATTGGGTAGagcctgaccaatcagattcttCATGAGTGCAATTCTTATTCAGATAGGAAAAAACAGGCTGATCATCATGAATTAACGTGCCTGCTTCTGATCTCTCTTTATGATCCTGTTCACAGAGCTGCACCTCAGGTTTTTCAGTTGTAAATCCACGTGTGCCACAATTGTCTTGGTGGACGGCAACTTCATCTCCATCAGTGTACTGAGAGTCAGTATGTTGTGATGTTTTCTCAGTATCAAGATTCTGCATGGCAGCTGTATCCACTGGATGGGTGAAGCAGAGTTCAGGTTCACTTTTAATACATAGGGTCATGACTTCTGACCTGTTCACCTCTGAAGTCAGTCTGTCACCTGTGACATTTTCTCACTCCTTTATTTGGGTCAACTGCTGTCCTCTAACTGCCTTCTTTCTATCTGACTCTGTGTTACTTGTTGATTCCCTTTGTAAGCCACCGACACCCTCTAAGCATGTGACCATCCTTACCCTAGAATGGAAAAGATTGTACACAGAGCATCATACAAAAATAACCGATTTTACAGAGCAGTTTTCTAATACAGATTCCAAAAAGTAGCAAAAACATAAGTTttcttttattgtgtttttcatttatggatttttgtttcctttaacaGAGCAATAGTAACCTGGAAGTCGAGAGTTCTAAAGTTCCAAAAGAGATCCAGATGTAGGCCTAGCATCTGCAAGTAATGCACTTCCACCCCATTAAAATATACAGCTGTATAAATGGATAAAAGCCAGATATTTTGAATACTAAGCTCAGTATTGCAGACATCAGTGCTACGTCAAATACCACAACGCATCATTCTAAGACTGGTAATCAAGCCTGGTTAATACAACGCATTGTAAACAGCATTCCAAAGTGAATGCTACAAAATTATAAAACGTTACTAATGTACATAGGCTATTCCAATACATCACACTTATTATATACTGTGATTCAAATCAAAGCGTAACACTCGCTAGTCGTTAACCACAGAGGTATCACTTTGAGTTCA
It includes:
- the LOC140577653 gene encoding uncharacterized protein — its product is MTLCIKSEPELCFTHPVDTAAMQNLDTEKTSQHTDSQYTDGDEVAVHQDNCGTRGFTTEKPEVQLCEQDHKERSEAGTLIHDDQPVFSYLNKNCTHEESDWSGSTQSRSSSIDTFNIKLYQQHNSNGILSASDFVSYGSYLTSAKSRKTLSVEKTYSCNECGKSFTNTAALTRHTKTHSTEKKCICAQCGKGFINQSYLKKHQRVHTGEKPHVCSECGQRFTVSYSLKVHMRFHSGEKPYQCTECGMRFFTRATYKNHILNHSGERPNVCGQCGKSFKDAASLRRHCHSEKPYSCSECGKSFTRLFRLTIHKRVHSGEKPYSCTECGKSFTQAANLKIHMRIHSGEKPYSCTLCEKSFTQGSGLTVHMRTHSGEKPSMCDHCGKHFKYMSYLKRHLKVHFGETSQGRLAMTVKTESDSDCANSAYTTIIQSTNVDEVYLNAGQIKSEHIDPDYVQVAEDPNTQCIDSEKFTEAKFESRGRLAIFKNMDNSDAMQDLNIVTVGLQECLESEQIKTETIDPSYDQVRDDVDSQFDDGDKMSDVKCELSDGVTDFIECATNSETELCKEGEEEIFKRVLLTPDTGQLSFSRNDHNNQESDCVDSFQIEQHQQDNSNMNKHGCLDCGKSFKSPSTLKIHKRTHSSEKTHRCNECGKTFANRTYLAKHEETHLTEKTYICHQCGKGFTNRSYLKKHQRVHSGEKPHICSECGQRFTVAYSLKVHMRFHSGEKPYQCAECDMRFYTRATFKNHLLNHSGERPNICGKCGKSFKDAASLRRHCHSERPYICTECGKSFTRAIHLTVHKRIHSGEKPYTCTVCGKCFRQANCLTNHLWIHSGEKPYSCTLCGKGFTQVNCLKKHLRVHSGERPNCCEHCGKCFTDVSYLRRHIKVHSGERPHGCTVCGKKFSDISNLKKHERMHSIEKGDIVKTEILGLNS